The genomic window ATTAACGACGTTACAAGAAGCTGCGCTTCTGGATTTGTTTCTAAAATGTGGCCGTTTAGTCGATCGTGTCAAAGCACGGCTCGCTTAGTCGGAAGAACCGTTGTCATAACCGGTGCCAATACGGGGATCGGAAAGGAGACCGCACGGGATCTTTACAGAAGAGGTAAACCACGATATACGACTACGACTGCTAAAAACCCATCCGATGATTGATCCAGTTATTACGGTTGGTAAATTGTGGTCGATGAATGCACCTGCAACCCAGTTACACGTAGTTTTTCCGATACCGAAACCGGTAAATGTTCCGGTTCCTTGTACGTTTTGTCACCGACGAAACGGAACTTGACAGCTCGTGACGTGTTGCTTCCGTTTCACGATGACACGGCTGTTTTTCCCCTGATATTCTCGCGTGTCATGGGGTTTATCGATTTCCGTGCCGACGTCAGATCGATTAGATTTACACTCGTCGTAGCTCATGACGTATAAGTCTTTAAAGAGGAAAGACAAGAAAGAGTTCTTGACGTTGCGCCATTCTATGTTTTAGAAATCTCAGCGAATACAGACTTCCATTATCGAATACACCTTCTGTTACTCGAGGTACCGCTACAAGCAAAGAGTCCCGTTCGATTACTGTAACTCGTATCAGAAGTAATATGACGAAGAACAGTTATTATTTAGGCGTGGTTATTTTATTTCCGAGTAACACGCGCGTCATGTTCTAATTGATATTGCATCGGCTCGCATAAATATGTGTGTAAGACGATTTAAGTCGAATAACAAGCGCGCGCCTTGTGCTGTTAACTTTTTACAGGCGCCAGAGTTGTCCTAGCATGCAGAGATCTGAACAAGGCCAATGCTGCGATTGAGGAACTGAAAAGCGTTCCACCCTCATGGTACGAACGCGGCAATCTACTTCAATTTTGTGTTCACagtatagaaaattgaaaattcattccacTGACGTACGTTTGGCAAATTTTAGTCCGACCCGGGAACAGTTCGTCGGAGAACCTGGCGAAGTTGTCGCTTGTAAACTGGATCTGAACAGTTTAGCCAGCGTCAGAGAATGTGCGAAACACATTTCGACGACGGAGTCAGCTGTTCATGTTCTTATCAACAATGCCGGGGTCATGATGTGCCCGAAAGGGGTCACGGAAGACGGCTTCGAGACTCAGTTGGGCACCAATCACCTCGGTCACTTCCTCTTCACACTGCTGCTCCTTCCAAAGATCATTCAAAGTCGAAAGGACTCAGACCCCTGCTCCAGGATCATCAATGTTTCATCCATGGCTCACGCACGTGAGAATTATACCTAAGCAGAAACTGTAACGCAAAACCACGCGTTAATAACCGATAAGACTTGTTCACGGTGCTAGTCTTTCCTAGTCTTAACGGGATAAGATTTAAGTAAAAAACTTCTCATACCGCTGCACGAATGACGTTATCATGCTTTTGTTCAGTGTCACACTAATGTGGGCAAAGCTCCGAGAACCCGAGAATGTATTTGACTATCGCATCCAGTTTGACGATGTCTTGTTTCACCCTTAGGAGGCGACATCAACTTCGACGATCTGATGTCAGAGAAGTCATACAGTCCATTGAAGGCCTACAACCAGAGCAAGGTGGCCAACGTGTTGTTCACGCGAGAATTGGCTCGCCGATTGAAAGGTAAAAGCGATACAAAAACGATGTCAACGTACTTTCAATGTTGAAAAGCACTCACCACTTCACACGAAAACACTGATACTGACCTATAAATGACTTGGTGTTTTAGAGGCGAACATCACCGGTATTAACGTCTATACCCTCCATCCGGGGGTCATCAAGTCTGACTTGGGTCGTCATCTCAGCGCAGGTCCCAGATTTTTATTGGGAATTTTTCGACCCTTCATCAAGAATATCGAGCAAGGAGCTCAGACAACCATTCACTGTGCGGTTGACGAGGAAGCAGCCAAAGAGACGGGCCTTTATTACAAGTACGAGAAAAATCCGGGCATTACGACCGTCTTTGACGATgcgtattttataaataaactttCACAGTTCAAAAGCAGTACAAACTGATTAATTCGCAACTAGTCCATTCGCCCCCAAATtcaacaaatcgacaaccgtCAATTGTGAAATTTCTATGTCAATTGCTTTGTCACGTCCGTCTTGGCTTTATCTAATCACAAAAACTGTCTAATGCCTCGAAGAGCATTACGGTATCGTGATCGTTGATAAATCCCAGTTAGCATTCGTCAGTGAATCTTGCCTGCCATCGGCATTACTGTAAATTAAAGTCCAAGTTAGCCTCACTCATAAATCCAACGGTAAGactgcaaaaaaatttctttcagggAGTGTGCGCCAACCTCACCTTCGTCAGTGGCACTTGACGACGCGAAGGCAGCCAGACTTTGGGACACAAGCATAAAGTTGGTTGGTCTTCCGACTCACAATTTGACCGAACTGATTGAGCAGATTTCCAAGGATTATATCAAGTGAGCGTCTCACTGGTGATTGGGATTAGATTGTCCATGGTATTCCGGGCAAGCAGTGTTCGCGGCATCTTGTGGAAGTTGAACAACTGCTCCCTTCTATCGAACACaggataaattatttttatttttgatttaattAGCGTAGAGTAAGTCTCGCACAAGCTATGTAACgtctatatatgtattttatcaaaaataaattatttttatgttaattagttgttgtttttttttgttgtttttttttgttttacgttAGCCGTGTGTTTCACTTCCAAACGAGTTTTCCGTTCACTCAATGCTCACGGACTCGAGCAGTTTTCAACTGCAGCAATGAAACGTGAAACGATTATTTTCTCATATGTATACTGACATAGGTGTGTTTTGCTCAacatatgaaaaattatggTATCAATAATCACAGTCttcgtacatatatacctcgtgtttggatgaaaaaataatgtaatattcgTCAATTTTATTCCGAGATTGAATTGTTCGATTGAATATCAGAATGACAAACAAGAAAATGTTTATTAAAAAACTCAACTTACATTTGAAAAGAGTATAAACCGTAAAGAATAGGCGAATTAAAAATAGCGACAATAGATTAGGCGTATATGATTTACTCAAAGACGTTCGTTGCACAAgtatttatacaaaatataataattatcattgttattagtattaatatttttttttttccaatcgtAGATTACAAGTCGTTGAACAAAATGACACGGCTGTTGAGTATTATTCAATTGGGTAAATAACATGTCAACAACTATGAAATGTCTATTAAATATGTGCATTTCTGCATAAATAGCGTGTAAACACCATTTTTGACAATTCTCCGCTATACGAAGGATCTCAACGTACCCCTAAGCTCCTCAATACGGACCTTGGGCTATctgcggaggaggaggaatcCTCGGTAAGACAGGTCGTGGCTCAACAAATTGATTGGAAGTGACCTCCTGGGATATATCTGGCGCCCCATAAGTGATTTGAGGTTGCGGAGGTGCTTCCGGCGTGTTATAAGAGAAAGGCGTTAGAGAAGGTGCTGCCGGAATAATAGGCAGTGGCTCGCGGACGATTGGCTCGGGTTCCTGCACGTCGATAACATCCGTCGGGTAAATTGATTCCGGCTGTTGTTCCACTGGACCCGGTTCAGAAATCTGTGGCTCGTACGGTGCGAATGGCGTTAGTTCAGGTGGTGGTGGAATATCGGGCAGCGATGGTTGTTCAAACGGTTGCTCAGGCTCTGGTGATTCTCTCACTATTGAAGGCCCGCACGTTTCTGGCGGATACGGGGCCGGGGGGCCGTAGACGGGTACGGGCCTCGGTGGcggtggaggaggaggtggtgggggtgggggtggaggtGGTGGCGGCGGTGGAGCTGCTATTTCCGGTGGTCCATAGACTGGCGCGGGTTCTTCGACTACCGGAGGACCGTACTCTCGTGCTGGTATTGGCGGCGGAGgaggtgggggtgggggtggcGGAGGAGGTGGGGGTGGAGGTGGCGGTGGTGGGGGTGGAGGCGGTGCAGGAGGAGGGGGGCCGTAGACGCGTGCAGGCCTTGGTGGAGGCggtggtggaggtggaggaggcggtggtggaggtggaggaggcggtggtggaggtggaggaggcggcggcggcggtggaGGTGCAACGCTCTCTGGTACGCCGTAGACTCGTGCAGGCCTTGGCGGCGGGggtggtggaggaggaggtggaagTGGAGGCGGGGGTGGGGGCGGCAAATTAAAGACCGGCGTGCTTCTATCCGGAATACCGTAGGTGGCGTGCGGGATGACCGGTGCCGGAGAAGCTATCGACACCGATTCATCGGGATAAGGTCGTGCGGGTGGGTAAGGGTATCCCGAAGAAGAGGCACCGAAACTCGCCGACGCCGAGGCGATGAAATCCCGGTTATTGGGCTCGAATGCGAAGGAGGGCGGAGGCGGGGGCGGCACACTTGGCTTAGGATACCTCGCAGTCCTTTTGTCGGCGCTTGCTAAGGCCACAAGGGCCAGCAGTATCAAAAACTTCTGTAATTTGAAGGGAAAAGGATTAATGCGAGCCTCTTCCAGACGTTGGGAATCACGGATCGGCCTTCCGAGATACCGCGATGGTGTCACGCTTATACTACTTACCATCGTTGAAGTTTTGACAGTGAGCACTGAACAACTGTACTGAAAACCCCGTCTCTCTCGGTATATATACCGGGGATGCAATTTGGAAAATGCCCCCGGGAAATATGTGTTTTTCATTCCGTACACGGATTTCCTAACTCAGGTATTATGAAGCGAAACCGTTCGAATGCCTGTATCATTAGGAATCGAGTATAGATACACTCACACGCGTCAATTTCTCCAAGTTTTCGGTTATTTGAAATCACATTTCCCACAAGGATCCATTACCGGATGAAAATTAACGGACTCTGATCAACGTCTCAGATACCTTTAACTCTCTGGTTTACATTCGTTAAACAACAATTGCCTAGTTTTGACCACTCGCAAACTAACGAGGATGTGATTTCAGAATTTCGTGTAATTTCACACGATCGTTAAAATACAACAATGAGAGAAGGCGGCCATAACCGTCAATTCACTTCGAAGGTCGAACGCGAAACTTCTCATTACAAAATAATTCGTCTCCTGAATTACACGACGCGCTAATGCTAATCTTACCTCgctttgaaataaatttcagtacTCGATAAAAACATTCTGCGCTACTTCTACTCTAACATAAAGTAACTAGCATAAAATTCTGTTAACATAAAATTGTACTCATAATTAAACGACAATCATTCGCAATCGAATAATCTTCCCGAAAACTCCGGGTCATTCACGATACACGCACGTTTCGTAATAACATCATACCGAACTTGAACCGAAAAATGTTGTACAAATATACAtccgcatattttttattctgctaaaataaattaaaatagtaCTTTTCCAAATCATTGAGGAGTAAGCAGGTGAAGTTTCGATCAATGACAATGGCCGACAGTGATAGGGATCCAATTCCGGTTAAAATAGTGCCATCGCTACGTGACAAGCTCTAAATCGAATAAACAAGTGCTACGTCACGGGTGGTTGAAAAGTGTTAAAAAAcatgatatttatatatatcgCTGTTGTTTGTTCCTACGGTCCTGTCCAACGATTCAACGGGCGGACAATTTCCTGCTGGTATTAAACGCATTCGTTAAACTTGAACTGATTTGAATACCCAGCTCAACCGATGCTAATTAATTTCTGCTAATTAGTGGGCATAAAATGTATTCAGAATTATGCGGAACTAGATTAGGTTCGGGGAGTGTTCAATTAGACGCGGGCACTTCATcctagtaaaaaaaaatgaccccTCTGTGAAAAGCTGCGGCCCATGCGGGTCTCGGCTAATAAGAGGATCCGAATCAGTGCCCGTCGTCGTATTCCAGGAGTCGCGACCATAATTTGCCGCGAGGCACATCGCCATTGTGGCGAACGCGTTCATGAATATATAAATCCTCTCCGTTATTTTCACgagtaagaaaaatttgacgagCAGCGGACGCGGGTTCAACGTACCGGGAATTTGCGAAGGAAGGCAAATTGAATATGTAACCGAACTGCGCTTATTTCCCGGCCAACCCGGCTCTTCCTTATTCGGTCCGTACGTGGGATACCAGGAAGACAGTCGCTGCTCCGTTGTTCAAATCCTCGAGGACATCGATGCTGCAGCCGTTCGTTAGATCCGCGATCATgcggttataaaaaaaaaattacattcctTCTATCAGAAATTACATATGAAATGGCGAATTCTTCGTCATACAGAATAATCGCACGACTGTAATGTGTCGGTTTTGAAGAAAACGCCTGATGAGCTTCTATTCCGGCATCCAATTTACGACTCACGGACTTTTGATGGTTGCAACCTTTTACCAAATTGATCGTTCGACAAAAGAATCAGGCAACTAATTCGATTTGAAAAGAGCAGAACAAAATTCTATCCAACTTCGCCAGCCGTTGTGAGCACGAATTGAAGAAAACGAGAACACGCCGTGTTAACCTCGTCTcggatttcaaaagaatttcgCAAACTTTGTAGCGCTGTGATTTATCtctaaaataataaaagaaacgcAGCGTTCCTTGATCGGTCATTAATATTGttatattgttatatttgGTTCGGATTATCGGTACCTATGTCAAACAATCGTCCTACGCGCTGTGCGTTTGTCACGAAACGAGAATACAACAGCCGGGGTGACGATTTCAATCTCCGTGCACAAGTAATGCGAAACAATTGGCGAATCTGTTGAGCAATCTGCTGCCTGCGCTGCACGCTTTGCTCGCTGATACCGATGTGCGGCAAAACTTATACGTGGGGGCAATTCCCGGGGCGAGTATAAACGGAGGCGTGTGCCCTGGCTTGCCCCCAGCAGCACAGCCTCCGTGGTCCAGATGAATTCCGCGAGTCGCGATCTCCGTGGTTGACAGTCGAGTCTCTGCAGTAGCCAAAGGTCCTTCTTTCGGTGCCGTTTTTATCGTTGATTCGATCGTGTCACGTTTGATCCTTGCCTCTGAGGTCCTTCCGAAGACGATCGACGTCGATGAGAGAAGATTTGCCGTTCACAAACGGCGTAAAATTAATTCGAGCCAACTGGTAACAACATCGCTTGAAAATGATACCCTGGAATTTTCTACTCGCAATGGTGAGTCGTCATTCAtgaatgattaattttcggTTTTTAAACTCGTAGAGTAAAGCGAGCCGGCTAACCAATTAAGTGACAGTCGTGATTTCGTCGATTCGACGTTACTCAAACACTGACAATGCCGTTATTTATCGTTTCCCTAATTACTGTAATTACCGGCATGTGTCTGCTTGAGTCCCGTCGTTTAGTCTATTGTGACGTAGCTTCGCCCTCGCCGTGAAGGCGAGAGGTAAACGTAATTTGAATATCACAATACGGTGAAGAACATGCGTACAGGAAGTTACGCACGAATCGTGAATTCTCACCCTCGATTCGACGATTTAgagggggtaaaaaaaataaaataaaatacaagagTATCAGATCACCAGAGGTAATTATCAACAACTTCAACCGTGTATAATCGGCGTGTATAATCCCAGCGATAAGCCGCATGTGTAATGCATGAGGAGGATCTGTACTCCGGAAAGACAAAGAAGCTGCGGAATCGTTTCATCGCCGAGTCAGATGTCGGAGGTCAGGATCTCCGCGTCGGATCGGCCGGATGCGGCCAATGTCAAAAACCCGCCCATTCGCCTCGCGGATTTCCCAACGCGCATTCCGCGTGCCTGGACGTCCATTAACGTTAATACCGTGGACATAATGTATACCGATGCGTGACAATACGAACGTATCGCTGTAAAGTGctggttattattatactcggACAATGACTATCCGGCGTACTTATAATTGACCAGAGAGAGGGTTTTTAATTAGGTATCATGGGACTTGATAACCCGGAGGGCAGGCGTTTCGAGAATAGATTATAAGGTTAACCGGAATTCGATTTCGCAGCAATTTGAACGTGACGCTTACGCACTTACAACGCTTATTAAAGCGCTAATGCGCAGGTGTGTGATGAAATTTCGAGCGACGTATGCAACGCTGAAAGTGCGTCAATGAGCCGATAGTTTCGAGCCTATTTTAACCGGCTACGCGCTCTATGAGAAGCTCAAACTGTATTCGAAACTCGGCTGATGCGTGTGAATTTTCTCCGCTCCTGTTCATCGATACATCATTCAATTAGCGATAAtatcagtttttgaaaatgtagGAACGACTTCATttagagtaaaattttttctatttaggAAAACTTGTTTACCGTCCGTTGCGGTATGTTGTACATTTTTGAATGTCATTGTAGTTaacggaaaagtttttcaaaccgGCGTAAACGCAACTgctgtttaaacaattttataaatgtaAATTCACCACCGACCGTTaacaaatcaatttcttcTCGCCACTGTCACTCGgcaattgaacaaaaaaattatacactgttatatatatattttttacctcttcttttttttttgtgttttcccAAAAATCAACGTTTATTTGAGTGTATAAACAACAGTTCGGTGGTACGGTATGCGGTGTTTGTATTCTACGTTCTCTAGTCTCTCGTTCGCTCGCGTATAGTGGATGGAATGCGAATTCTCACTTGACAAATGTATTCGTAACCTTTTAAGGTGCCTCTGTAGTAGCTGTTGAGATCTCGCGAATCGTTTCTATTCCGTCATCGTAAGTAGTACCATTacccatttttcttttcaccgtTATGTAAAACTTGTTTGTAAGTTTTACTCAATTCTGATATAATAAGTTCACCTTGAATAGCAAATATATTTACCATCAGCACTCAACTGCGGTATGCAGCTCTTCGAACAACAGTCGAATGTTCTCCAACCAGTTTCTGGCCGAATTTAAAATACCGTTTGCGAATCTGGCGGTAGCATCCACTTGTTTCGAAGTTATGATCGTTGCTTCATCGAATCTTTGTATATTTTTCGCACTTTTGATGAAGATGATTCCGAAAGTGTCGAGTAAATTTCTCTCAAATAATTCCAAGGAACAACGTTTCGGCGTAcgaagtaaaattttaaatattcatcatGAGAATCGACACCTTCTTTACAAGAATCCACACGGTATCTGAAAAGTTTCATAACATTCTAAACAAGCTTTCTATAtccttttaatatttttgaagtGAGTTTAACAGTGCATCGTATTACCGATTGCCAAGTCTATCGAATCATAAATTTTCTCTCAACGAAGAGACTGCAACACAACGATTTCACATGAAATCATGGGTTTCATAGATATAACTATTGAAACAAGGCGTGACGATCGGAGTTAATATAAAGAGCGTGTGCAGCACCGgtgagaaaggaaaaaaatgccTCACACCGAGAACAACAATTATACCGCAACAAAAGACGCGGTGTCGAAAAACGTAATAAATCCAAAAAGTCTCACCATTGCCACGTATTTTCCCGGTTAACAGCGATACGCGTTGTACAGGCAAAATGTAATTTGCGTTAAACTCGATAGCTGTTTCgtgagaataaaaagagattacaagcagagagagagagaaataacaataataatgttaataataataagaaatgaaaaaagaaagatgaaaCGTAGGCGAAAAAAGGCAAGCATCCACGGACAGTCGCAGTCGGTCGAGTATTCGAAACACTTTAGACATTCGCTCGAAGTCACTTCAGAGCGATAAAAATGTACGATACGCAGCGGGCGGCGTTTTGCCGGTATTAAAAGTGAAAGTAATTTGGTGTAAGAGCGTAGTAGAAGGAACGAGGCGCGTGAATCGAAGACGTAGGAATACGCAGGCCTACGTGAGCAGAAGACGGCGTGCAACATAGACGAGAACATAGAGAAGCCGAAGCGCCTCGACGCTCGGCGTCTCCtctgagttttcgccattaTGCAGAAATCGCTGGATGATGACGCCGAAGGCTTTGTCCGCAAATTTTGCGGCGGGAACCGCAGGAGAAGTAAGAATTGCGTCGAGCAGGTATCCCACGCGCTATAATCTCATCCGCGAAGGTTTTTATCTCTCATCCGATTCCGAGCGAGTGAGCTCGGAGCGCGTGTTTTATACGTACGTGTTTATTACATGCACACACGCGTAAGCGACGTTACACGTATACCATACGTACGAAAGATGAAAGGTGGAATAAAGATATGCTGAGGGATCTCTCGACGAGGAGCGTGAAAACGAAGTAAAATGGCGATAAGAAAATTGGCAAAAACCGTCCGTCTATCTTATTGTTAACAAATAACTCACACCTCGGTGTAACGTACAAAACGTATCGCGACTCGCTCGACCGTCGACGATTTTAAATCTCCCAGCGCGTTAAATTCGCGCGCGATTTATACGCCGCgctttacaatttatttacagTGTACTTTATACCCACCTGAACGTGTGAATCGGAATTGTTGTATATAACTTATGATGTACCTCTCGTACTACTATCGCGGTTACCAGTCAAGGTTCCACCATGTGTATTACGCGGTGAGGAGGATGATCCAGTTTCTCGAAAGTTGTGTACCTACGTTGTAATATGCATTTAGATTCCATATGCATGCTGCGATGTTCAACTCCGGCAACTGGTTGCACTTGAtgggaataatttttccaacaaacttgaCGAAGAATCTTACCAAAGTCTTTCAGATCCGTTAACGGAACTATGGAAATGAGGAGAACGAAAAACTCACTATATTGCCACATAATTTTGTTATTAGGAATTATAAAAACAGTGTGTAAAATTTGAGTATGATTGTAAGAAATATCAACGAATCGATTTTTCGGAAAATCATTCTTTCTGCAAATTCTTTTGCAGTTGCAAATTGGCTGTATCTCAAAGGCTGCGATTAAGTATCGTTCTTATATTCGAAAACGAAGATACGATGATAAATTATCGCGTTGTCGGAATACAATTTGTAAGAACGCGGCGTTGGTTCGgcagaattgattcgttttCACAGGATGTTATCATTGATCCAGGCAAATCAGGTGACTCGGAAAATACTGCGCTTATATATCAGGCTCGAAATTCACCGCGACTGAACTATTCAAATATGCTCTCCAGGAATCGGCCTGAATTCCATGAAGCACAGAAATAGTCAGTGGGCCGCGGTCGTTCTCAACCATTagatatacacatatatgtataggcaAACTGCTCTATACCTGCATAAGTCTGCAGGAATAAGACGACACAGCTGCTTTGAATTCCTGATGGGTCGATGGCGTCATTTTCCGTTTTA from Neodiprion lecontei isolate iyNeoLeco1 chromosome 1, iyNeoLeco1.1, whole genome shotgun sequence includes these protein-coding regions:
- the LOC107219828 gene encoding uncharacterized protein LOC107219828; amino-acid sequence: MPLFSRSCNSKARLDGKTVIITGANSGIGKETAGDLYRRGARVILACRDLARAEAAVKDIYKIPPSKYREERFIGEFGQLVVYKLDLNSLASIRECAKQIWKTEPAVHILINNAAVMMVPKGVTEDGFEIQFGINHLGHFLFTLLLLPKIIQSQKHPDTCGRIINVSSSAHNLVKIKVEDLMSDKTYNPFMVYCRSKLANILFTRELTRRLKGCCISEANVAGVNTYTLHPGIFKSNLSRHFDQVLFRGVRYFIRIGELFVKTPKEGAQTTIHCAVDEGAAKQTGLYYSQCAVAQPSNAALNDLTAIKLWNASIELVGLPTSDLRDLIQIISKEYAMSTPGINDVTRSCASGFVSKMWPFSRSCQSTARLVGRTVVITGANTGIGKETARDLYRRGARVVLACRDLNKANAAIEELKSVPPSCPTREQFVGEPGEVVACKLDLNSLASVRECAKHISTTESAVHVLINNAGVMMCPKGVTEDGFETQLGTNHLGHFLFTLLLLPKIIQSRKDSDPCSRIINVSSMAHARGDINFDDLMSEKSYSPLKAYNQSKVANVLFTRELARRLKEANITGINVYTLHPGVIKSDLGRHLSAGPRFLLGIFRPFIKNIEQGAQTTIHCAVDEEAAKETGLYYKECAPTSPSSVALDDAKAARLWDTSIKLVGLPTHNLTELIEQISKDYIK